The following proteins are co-located in the bacterium genome:
- a CDS encoding D-Ala-D-Ala carboxypeptidase family metallohydrolase, whose product MTIDRQLSRHFTLHEAIFSPTATRLRLGNVPDAKQFAAIRRAADRLERVREILGWPIIVHSWFRSLELNKAVGGTPSSAHLLGHAIDFQCPAYGTVGQVFEAIRESGIAFDQLIVEWPDSPGGGWVHISFDERLRGQCLSFDGLRYRSAA is encoded by the coding sequence ATGACCATAGACCGCCAGCTCTCCCGCCACTTCACGCTGCACGAGGCGATTTTCAGCCCGACTGCCACCCGGCTGCGCCTCGGCAACGTGCCCGACGCCAAGCAGTTCGCCGCCATCCGCCGGGCGGCTGACCGCCTGGAGCGCGTCCGAGAAATCCTCGGATGGCCGATTATCGTGCATTCGTGGTTCCGCTCCCTCGAACTCAACAAGGCCGTCGGCGGCACGCCGAGCAGCGCCCACCTGCTAGGCCACGCCATCGACTTCCAATGCCCGGCCTATGGCACCGTCGGCCAGGTCTTCGAGGCCATCCGTGAGTCGGGTATCGCCTTCGACCAGTTGATCGTCGAATGGCCCGATTCGCCCGGCGGCGGCTGGGTGCACATCTCCTTCGACGAGCGCCTGCGCGGCCAGTGCCTGAGCTTCGATGGACTGCGCTACCGGAGCGCAGCATGA